A genomic region of Candidatus Bathyarchaeota archaeon contains the following coding sequences:
- a CDS encoding VTT domain-containing protein, translated as MDVWGWMGDLVINYGYFGAFLISLFGNLTILFPVPFTITIYAFGSTLNPLLLGLVCGIGSTVGQASAYLVGMGGRKVIKGRYEERLESAKNLVQRYGVTIIFLFALLPLPDDVILIPLGVLRYDFKKALGAMFLGKTIMLSFVAYAGRYSYVFVKDIFKSGGVLGGVVSMALLVIVLVVIMTIDWTRFIDDSDLKSIKD; from the coding sequence GTGGACGTGTGGGGCTGGATGGGTGACCTCGTCATTAACTACGGCTACTTTGGAGCCTTTCTGATCTCCCTCTTCGGGAACTTAACCATCTTGTTCCCCGTTCCTTTTACAATTACCATTTACGCATTCGGGTCCACCCTTAATCCTCTCCTCCTAGGTCTCGTCTGCGGTATAGGGTCCACCGTCGGGCAGGCTTCCGCCTATCTCGTCGGCATGGGGGGTCGTAAGGTCATTAAGGGTCGCTACGAGGAACGCCTAGAGAGTGCCAAGAACCTCGTCCAGCGATACGGGGTTACCATTATCTTCCTTTTCGCTCTGCTTCCGCTCCCAGATGACGTTATACTCATCCCTCTCGGTGTCCTCAGATATGACTTTAAAAAAGCCCTAGGGGCCATGTTCCTGGGGAAAACAATAATGCTGTCCTTCGTTGCATATGCCGGGAGGTACAGCTACGTATTCGTGAAGGACATCTTCAAGTCAGGGGGGGTCCTGGGTGGGGTAGTCTCTATGGCCCTATTAGTCATCGTCCTAGTGGTAATAATGACGATCGACTGGACGAGATTCATCGACGATAGTGACCTTAAATCCATCAAAGACTAA
- a CDS encoding tRNA (adenine-N1)-methyltransferase, with translation MEDFIQGDPSRHGMTNIGEGDDILLYLDGKRTYMIRVEAGAQFHTHKGYVELDEIIGRPYGSPLVSSLGIRFIALKPLIRDRILKTDRRTQVLYPKDIGYIMILLGVGSGCRVVEAGTGSGALTLSLVDAVRPDGIIYSYEINPKFQRVAARNIERAKLMDFVELREGDVTQGIEVANVDAVVLDMAVPWLVVPHAYEALAGSGVFVSFSPTIEQVMKTTYALKEMPFVEIKTIELMLRKITVAENKTRPQTQMLGHSGYITSARKILK, from the coding sequence ATGGAAGACTTTATCCAAGGAGACCCCTCTAGGCATGGGATGACTAACATAGGCGAAGGCGACGACATCCTTCTCTACCTCGATGGAAAACGCACCTATATGATTCGTGTAGAGGCCGGAGCCCAGTTCCACACACATAAGGGCTACGTTGAGCTGGACGAGATTATAGGCCGACCCTATGGCTCCCCTCTGGTGAGCAGCCTCGGGATCAGGTTCATAGCCCTCAAGCCATTGATCAGGGACAGGATCCTCAAGACCGACCGCAGGACCCAAGTCCTCTACCCTAAAGACATCGGATACATTATGATCCTGCTCGGAGTGGGCTCAGGTTGTAGAGTAGTCGAAGCAGGAACCGGGAGCGGGGCCCTCACCCTATCCCTTGTTGACGCCGTAAGACCTGACGGCATAATCTATTCCTATGAAATTAACCCAAAATTCCAAAGGGTTGCCGCCAGGAACATAGAGAGGGCTAAACTCATGGATTTCGTGGAATTAAGAGAAGGGGACGTGACTCAAGGCATCGAAGTTGCTAACGTGGATGCTGTAGTTCTTGACATGGCGGTTCCTTGGCTTGTGGTGCCCCATGCATACGAGGCACTAGCTGGTAGCGGGGTTTTCGTTTCCTTCAGCCCTACCATCGAGCAGGTGATGAAAACGACATATGCGCTCAAAGAGATGCCTTTCGTAGAGATCAAGACCATCGAGCTCATGCTGAGGAAGATAACCGTGGCTGAGAATAAGACGCGCCCCCAGACTCAGATGCTGGGCCACTCAGGATACATTACCTCGGCCCGGAAGATCCTCAAATAG
- a CDS encoding M42 family metallopeptidase, whose translation MFNEKSLTLMKELMEAFGPSGFEREANTICKNYMAPYADDVFVDRLGSVTFVSRGTEDRPRLLLAGHTDEIGFMVSSVSKEGFLTFNALGGWWSQVLLGQRVVIRGQKGDLDGVIASKPPHILPAAERSKVVERHQMFIDIGATSKEEVVEAGVRIGDPAVPWSPFKLVRDGKVAMGKAFDDRIGAFILMETIRRIKEQDIEHPNTIYGACTVQEEVGLRGAQTTSHLVNPDVGIALEVDIAGDVPGIKPYEAITKMGQGPGLLTWDRSMIPNQPFKELVIQTAKHAQIPLQLSQVSGGTDAGRIHLNRGGCPSVVISIPTRHIHSHVGYLSLKDTENAIRLTIELIKRLDAQTVEGFTAL comes from the coding sequence ATGTTCAATGAAAAGTCCTTGACGCTCATGAAAGAGCTCATGGAGGCCTTTGGGCCATCGGGATTCGAGAGGGAAGCCAATACGATCTGTAAAAATTACATGGCGCCTTACGCTGACGATGTGTTTGTGGATAGGCTGGGGTCTGTCACATTTGTCTCTAGGGGGACGGAGGATAGGCCAAGGCTGCTTTTGGCGGGGCATACGGATGAGATTGGATTCATGGTTTCCTCAGTTTCAAAGGAGGGTTTCCTCACATTTAACGCCCTAGGGGGATGGTGGAGCCAGGTGCTCTTGGGGCAGAGGGTTGTTATCCGTGGCCAGAAAGGGGATTTGGATGGGGTGATCGCGTCTAAGCCTCCGCATATCCTCCCTGCTGCGGAGAGAAGCAAAGTGGTGGAGAGGCATCAGATGTTCATTGATATAGGGGCCACTAGCAAAGAGGAGGTTGTTGAGGCCGGTGTGAGAATTGGGGATCCCGCCGTGCCTTGGAGCCCTTTTAAGCTGGTTAGAGACGGAAAGGTGGCGATGGGAAAGGCCTTCGATGATAGAATAGGTGCGTTTATCCTGATGGAGACTATACGACGCATAAAGGAGCAGGATATCGAGCATCCAAACACCATCTATGGGGCCTGTACAGTTCAAGAGGAAGTGGGGCTACGCGGAGCCCAAACCACTTCCCATCTAGTGAACCCTGATGTGGGAATTGCGTTGGAGGTGGACATCGCTGGGGACGTTCCTGGGATCAAGCCATACGAGGCTATTACTAAGATGGGGCAGGGCCCCGGGTTGCTCACCTGGGACAGATCCATGATCCCTAATCAGCCCTTCAAGGAGCTCGTGATCCAGACCGCGAAGCACGCACAAATACCTCTACAACTAAGCCAGGTCTCAGGAGGAACGGATGCGGGACGGATCCACTTGAACCGGGGAGGTTGTCCCAGCGTTGTGATCAGTATACCCACAAGACACATTCATAGCCACGTGGGATATCTGAGCCTCAAAGACACTGAAAACGCAATCCGTCTCACAATCGAGCTCATCAAGAGACTAGACGCGCAGACTGTAGAGGGCTTTACTGCCCTTTAG